Part of the Clostridium sporogenes genome, ACTATAGGGGTATTATCTTTTGTTATAATTTTTCAGCCAGAAATACGAAGAGCTCTTGAACATATAGGAAGAAGCGCATTTACGGACAAACATTTGCTACAGGATGAAGAAATAATGGGTAAAGTCATAGATAGTATTATAGTAGCAGTAGATAATCTTTCAAAAAGTAGGACAGGAGCGTTAATAGTTATTGAACAATTTACTGGATTAGGAGAAATAATAAATACAGGAACTAAATTAGATGCTATGGTATCATCAGCACTATTAGAAAATATATTCGTTGTAAATACTCCATTACATGATGGAGCTACAATTATAAGAAATGATAGAATAATATCTGCAGGATGTTTTCTACCCTTAACCCAAAATACAGATATAAATAAAAAATTAGGCACGAGACATAGAGCTGCTATAGGTATATCAGAGAATTCAGATTCTATAACTATAGTAGTGTCTGAAGAAACAGGAATGATTTCTTTAGCTGTTAATGGGCAATTAACAAGAGGATATGATAAAGAAAAATTAAAGGATATTATGATAAAAATCATAAAAAAAGGATTTGATGAAGACAGTACTTTTAGGGGGCAGGTGGTAGAATGGGCAAAAAAAGTAAAACAGAAAATATAATAGTGAGAATTTGTTGTATAATAGCTTCTTTTGCTTTGTGGTTATATATATTTAATATAGAAAATCCAATAAAAGAACAAAAAATAACAGTTCCCGTTAATATAGTAAATAAGGAAAGTATGAATGAACTTGAATTAGCTTTGATGCCAAAAGAGGTTAATACAGTTACATTGATAATAAAAGGAAATGTAAAAGACATTTATTCCGTAAAAGCAGAAGACTTTAAAGTAGAAGCAGACTTAAATTCTTTTGGTTTAAAGAAAGGTGAAAATAAAATACCTGTTAAGGTAAAGAAAAGTCCTGGTAGCATTAAGATAGTAAATGAGGAAAATTTATGGACTAAAATTACTTTAGATAAGTTAAAATCTAAGACAGTACCAATTAAAATAAAAGTAACAGGTACTCCTAAAGATGGATATGCAGCTTTAAATCCAATCATAAAGGAAGAAGCAGCTACTATCTATGGGACAGAGACTTATATTAACAAAGTAAAAGAGGTAGTAGGAAAGTGTAACATAGAGGGAAAATCTTCAGAAATAAAAACGAATATATCTCTTCAAGCAAAAACATATGACGGAGATATAATAAATGAGGTTTCAGTAGAACCATCTAAAGTGTATGTGAAGATACCTTTAACAAGAATTAAAAGAGTACCAGTAAATAGGAGACTTAGTGAAGATATATCAAATAATAAAAATATAGAATCTATAACGCCATTACAAAGTGAAGTTGAAATTTCTGGAGAAGAAGAAGTTATACAAAATATAAAATATATAGATACAGAGATGATAAATATTAATTCTATAAAAATAGGACAGGAAAATATAGAAAGTAATTTGGTAGTACCAAAAGGAGTTATATTAGTAAGCGGTAATAATACTATAAAACTTAAAGTTAAATTTAAAGTTATAGAAGACAAAAAGGAAGATGAAAAGAATAAAGATAAAGAAGAAAATAAAGAAGATAAAATAATTGAGAAGAAAGCTACAAAAGATATTAATATTATAAATGAGCCTAAGGATAAAGAAGTTTTATTGAGCCAATCTAATGTAACTATAAACATGAAAGGCAATAAAGATGTTATAGATAAGATAAATGTAGATAATATAAAGTGCTATGTAGATTTAAAAAATGTTAATTTAGGAGAAAACATAGTAAAAGTTATTGTAGATATGGGGGATAATAAAATAGATTATAGTGTTAATTTAGACAGTATAAAAGTAACAGTAAAGGAAAAGCAGGAGGAATAGTATGCCATTAAGAATTAATAATGTGACTTTAGAAATAGATGAGGATTTAAGTTTATTAAGAAATAAAGTTTGTGAAAAATTAAATATATCTTCAAAGTATATAAAAGACTTTAAAATATTAAGAGAATCAATAGATGCTAGGAGAAATTCTATAAAGTTTAATTATTCGGTTGAAGTGTTCTGTGAAGATGAGAAAAGAATAATGAAAAATATAAAAGATAAAAGTATAACTTTTCAAGATGCTGAATATGAAGAAAAAATAGTATTTGGAACTAAAAAGATGAAGGAAAGACCAGTTATAGTAGGTATGGGACCAACAGGCATGTTTGCCGGTCTTATGCTAGCTAAAAATGGATACAGGCCTATAGTTATAGAAAGAGGAGAAGCTATAGAAGAAAGAAGTAAAACCGTAGAGAGATTTTGGAACACAGGAGCTTTAAATATAGAATCTAATGTACAATTTGGAGAAGGGGGGGCAGGTACTTTTTCTGATGGAAAGTTAACTACTAGAATAAAGGATAAAAGATGCTCTTTTATATTAGAAGAAATGGTTAAAGCAGGAGCTCCCAAGGAAATAATATATTCTGGTAAACCTCATATTGGAACAGATATATTAAAAAATGTAGTTAAAAATATAAGGAACACTATAAATTCTCTAGGAGGAGAAATAAGATTTAATAGTAAATTAGAAAATGTAATAATTGAAGATGGAAAGGTAAATGCTATTATAGTAAATAAAGAAGGGATTCCTTGTGAAAATTTAATATTAGCTATAGGTCATAGTTCTAGAGATACTTATGAAATGCTTTATAAAAACAATATTTTTATGGAAAGTAAGGCTTTTGCCATAGGAGTTAGAGTAGAGCATCTAAGGGAAATGATAGATAAAAATCAATATGGAAAATATGCAGGTCATCCTAGACTTAAAGCGGCAGATTATAGATTAACTTATACAACTAAAAATAGTAATAGATCAGTGTATAGTTTTTGTATGTGTCCTGGCGGTGAGGTAGTTGCGGCAGCTTCTGAAGAGGGTCTGTTAGTTACCAATGGTATGAGCTATTATTCAAGAGACAAAGATAACTCAAATTCAGCTATAGTTGTATCTGTAACACCTGAAGACTTTGAAGGGAACACACCTTTAAAGGGAATGGAGTTCCAAAGACACTATGAAAGACTAGCTTATAAATTAGGTGGAGAAAATTATAATGCTCCAGTACAGTTGATAGAAGATTTTTTAAAGGATAAAAATTCATCTAAATTAGGAGCAGTAAAACCATCCTACAAACCAGGATATGAATTTAAGAATATATCAGAATGTTTACCAAATTATGTAGTAGATTCATTAAAAGAAGGTTTTTCTAGCTTTGATAATAAAATAAAAGGATTTGCTAGCAATGATGCTATTTTAACAGGAATAGAAACTAGAACATCAGCTCCAGTGAGAATTACTAGAAATGAAAATTTAGAAAGCATATCTTTGAAAGGGTTATATCCAGCGGGAGAAGGTGCTGGATATGCGGGAGGCATAATCTCTGCAGCGGTAGATGGAGTGAAGGTTGCTGAAAATATAATAAAGACATATAGTTCGTTAAAATAAAAACTTTTAAAAAAATATTGCGTTGTTCATAAATTTTGATAAAATATAAGTTAAAGAATAGTATAAGCTAAAGAATAATATAAATATGGGAGATTTAAAATGAGTGATAATGATCTTATATTAGTAATTAATCCAGGATCTACATCTACTAAAATTGCTTTATTTAATAAAGAAAATCCTATAATTACAGATAATTTATTTCATTCACTAGAGGAAATAAATAAGTATGATTCAATATATGAACAAAAAGGTATGAGAGAAAAAATAATAATGGAATGGCTGGAAGAAAAGGGTGTAGATTTAAATAGACTTGTTGCTATAGTAGGAAGAGGCGGACTCCTACGCCCTATGCCAGGTGGTACTTATAAGGTAACAAAAAAAATGATGGAAGATTTAAGGATAGGTTATCAAGGACAACATGCTTCTAATCTTGGAGGGATTATAGCCTATGATATTTCTCAAAAATTAAATATACCTTCATTTATAGTGGATCCGGTGGCAGTAGATGAAATATTAGAGGAGGCTAGGATATCTGGCATGCCTGAAATAAAAAGGAGATCTTTAGTTCATGCTTTGAATATAAAGGCTGTAACAAGAAAAGTTTGTAACAAGATTGATAAGGATTTTCTCAATAGTTCCTTTGTAGCAGCACACTTGGGTGGAGGTATATCAGTATGCCCAATTAAAAATGGGAAAATATTAGATGTAAATAATGCTAATGAAGAAGGGCCATTTTCTCCAGAAAGGACAGGGAGTTTACCTGTAAGAGACTTAATAAAAATGGCTTATAGCAGTAAGTATACTTACAAAGAGTTAAAGAAAAAAATTATGGGTAAAGGTGGACTAATAGCATATCTAGATACAAATGATGGAAGAGTTGTAGATAGAATAATCGAGGAAGGTAATAAAAAAGCTGAACTTATTTTAGAAGCTATGGCTTATCAAATTGCCAAAGAAATAGGTTCTATGGCTACAGTATTAAAAGGCAATGTAGACGCCATAATTCTTACAGGGGGATTAGCTTATAATAAAAGATTAACTACTTGGATAAAAGAAAGAGTTGAATTTATATCTCCAATTGAATTGGTACCTGGAGAAGAGGAGATGTTAGCTTTAGTTGAAGGGGCAATAAGAATTTTAAATAAAGAAGAAAGTGCTAAAATTTACGAAGAAGAGGTGTGTTTTAATGATTAAAAGTTTTGATGAAATACTACAAAAGGCTAAGATCCAAGAAAAAGGAACCGTATCTGTAGCGGTGGCTCAAGATAAGCATGTATTAGAAGCTATAAAAGATGCTAAAGAACAAGGTCTTGTTAATGCAATACTTGTAGGAAATTTAGAAAAAATCAAAGAAATAGCAAAAGAAATAGGAATGGATCTAGCAGATTATGAGATAGTAAATGAAAACGATGACAGGAAAGCTGCTTTAAAAGCTGTTGAAATAGTTTCATCAGGAAAAGCAGATATGGTTATGAAAGGTTTAATAGATACAGCAAATTTTTTAAGAGCTGTTTTAAACAAAGAGATAGGATTAAGAACAGGAAAAATAATGTCTCATATTGCAGTATTTGAGGTAAAAAAATTAGAAAAATTAGTAATGATTACAGATTCAGCTTTTAATATGTATCCAGGATTGGAAGAAAAAATTGATATAGTTAAAAATGCAGTTACGGTAGCACATGCAATTGGTATTGAAAATCCAAAAGTTGCTCCTATTTGTGCAGTAGAGGTGGTTAATCCTAAAATGCCAGCTACACTAGATGCAGCTACACTTTCTAAAATGAATGATAGAGGACAAATAAAGGGATGCATAATTGATGGACCATTAGCCTTAGATAATGCTATATCAGAAGAAGCTGCAGCTCATAAAGGAATAGATAGCCCAGTAGCAGGTAATGCTAACATATTTTTAATGCCAAATATAGAAGCAGGAAATGTGATGTATAAGACATTAACTTATGCAGCAGATTGCAAGAATGGTGGATTATTAGTAGGAACATCCGCACCAGTTGTATTAACTTCAAGAAGTGATAGTCATGAATCAAAACTAAATGCAATAGCTTTAGCAGCATTAGTTGCTAGCCAACTAAAAAAATAAATATCTTAAATTTAGGGAGGAATTCAAAATGGGTTACAAATTGCTAATAATTAATCCCGGATCAACATCAACTAAAATAGGAGTATATGAAGATGAAAATCAAATACTAGAAGAAACATTAAGACATTCTTCACAAGAAATTGAAAGCTATAAAACTATATTTGATCAATTTGAATTTAGAAAAGAAGTTATATTAAATGTTTTGAAAGAGAAAAATTTTGATGTAAATGAATTAGATGCTATTGTAGGTAGAGGTGGACTTTTAAAACCTATTGAGGGTGGAACATACAGAGTAAATGACGCCATGATTGAAGATTTAAAAATGGGAGTTCAAGGACAACATGCATCTAATCTTGGAGGAATAATAGCTAATGAAATAGGAAAAAATCTTAACATACCTGCATTTATAGTAGATCCTGTAGTTGTTGATGAAATGAAGGATATAGCAAGAATATCAGGTATGCCTGAAATAAAAAGAAAAAGTATATTTCATGCATTAAATCAAAAGGCAGTTGCTAAAAGATACGCAAAAGAAAACAATAAAAAATATGAGGAGCTTAATTTAATAGTCACACATATGGGTGGAGGAGCTTCCGTAGGAACTCACGAAAAAGGAAAGGTAGTAGATGTAAATAATGCTTTAGATGGAGAAGGACCATTTTCACCAGAAAGAACAGGCGGTCTTCCAGTAGGAGATTTAGTGAAATTATGCTACAGTGGTAAGTACACTTATGAAGAAATGAAAAAGAAGATAAGCGGCAAAGGCGGAGTAGTAGCATATTTAAATACAAATGATTTTAGAGAAGTTGAAGAAAGAGCTGAAAAAGGAGATAAAGATGCAAAATTAATTGTTGATGCATTTGTATTTCAAATAGCAAAAGAGATAGGAAAAAATGCCGCTGTTTTATGTGGAAAAGTAGACGCAATATTATTAACAGGAGGAATAGCATATAGTAAAGTTATATGTGAAGGTATAAAAGAAATGGTATCTTTTATAGCGCCAGTAGTTAGATTCCCAGGAGAAGATGAGTTATTAGCATTAACTCAAGGTGGATTAAGAGTATTAAAAGGAGAAGAAGAGGCTAAAGAATATAAATAATGTAGAACTTTAATATATGATATAAATAGAATAATTAGTAAAATAAAGAAATTTTTTTATGATAAAATTATAACAATTAAAAAAAAGAGAAAATTACTTTACAACTATAAGGATTTTTGTGATATAATGAAGTTACAAATTCATCTATAAATTTACTTAAAGATGAAAAATGAAAGAGCTATTTCATGTAGTGTGAAAAAAATTTTTACTATATGTGAAAAGGGTTTCATTCTATGAAAATGCTCTGTTTTGGAGTGATTAAAATGAGTAGAATAAATATTTTCACAGGACATTTTGGTAGTGGAAAAACAGAAATTGCCATAAATTATGCTATGAAGTTAGCTGAGGAAGGCAAAAAGGTAGCTTTAGTAGACATAGATATTGTAAATCCATATTTCTGCTCAAGAAGTCTAAAGGAAGAGTTTGATAAATTAGGAATAAGAGTAATAGCTTCTGACTCTAAACTTATGAATGCAGAATTAATGGTTGTACCTGGTGAAGTTATGGCAGTATTCAATGATAAAAGTTATGAGGTTGTTATGGATATAGGTGGTGATGATCAAGGAGCAACAGTGCTTGGTCAATATAACAAATATTTTAATGAAGAAGATTATGATATGTATTTTGTAGTTAATAATAATAGACCACTTACATCTAATGAAAAAGAAACAGAAGATTATATAAAATCTATAGAAATTTCATCTAGATTAAAAGTTAAATATCTTATATCAAATACAAATCTTTCATATGAAACCACAGTAGATCACATATTAAAGGGTGATGAGATAGTCTTAGAACTTTCTAAAAAGACTGGTCTTCCCTATAAATATATTGTGTGTAGAAAAGATTTTGTAGATGATATAAAAGGTAAGGTTCATGGAGAAATATTTCCAATAGATATATACATGAAACCACCTTGGAGGTAATTTTTATTCAAAATTGTCAAAATCTTAAAATTTATCAATAAATAAAAACTGAATAAAGACTTGTAAGGCATTCTTATTAAAAACTTAAGGAGGGGTTATAATGCCAAAAGTAATATTTAGGGAAGAAAGATGTAAGGGCTGTGGCCACTGCATCCAAGTGTGTCCTAAAAAAATAATTAGCTTTTCAGAAAAACTAAATGTAAAAGGTTATAATGCAGCCACAATAGTTGATGAAAAGAAAGATGATTGTATAGCTTGTGCATCATGTGCAAGAATATGCCCAGATTGTGTAATAACAGTAGAAAAGTAAGAAGGAGGGGTTATAATGGGTGAAAAAGTTTTAATGAAGGGTAATGAAGCTATAGGCGAAGCTGCAATCCAAGCAGGATGTGAATGTTTCTTTGGGTATCCAATTACTCCACAAACAGAAGTAGCAGCTTATATGTCAAAGAAAATGCCTAAAATAGGAAAGACATTTGTTCAAGCAGAAAGTGAAATATCAGCTGTAAATATGGTGTATGGTGCAGCAGGAACAGGAATTAGATGTATGACTTCTTCAAGTTCACCAGGAATAAGTTTAAAATCAGAAGGACTTTCATATATAGCAGCAGCAGAACTACCATGTGTTATAATAAACATCGTTAGAGGAGGTCCAGGATTAGGAAGTATTCAGCCAGCACAATCAGATTATTTCCAAGCAACAAAAGCAAGTGGACACGGTGATTTTAATATGCCGGTATTTGCACCTGCTTCTATACAAGAAATGGTTGACTTAATACAAAATGCCTTCGATGTAGCTGATACATACAGGACACCTTGTATGGTTATGGGAGATGGTATGCTTGGACAAATGATGGAACCTGTTGAATTTAAAGAAAGATCATCTAAAGAACTTCCAGCAAAAGATTGGGCAGCTAATGGGTTACATGGAAGAAAAGAGCATAATATAATAAACTCCTTATATTTACAACCAGAAATATTAGAACAACATAACATTCATTTACAAAATAAATATGCTAAGATAAAAGAAGATGAAGTTAGATATGAGTTATATAACTGTGATAAAGAATGCGATTTAATATTAGTTGCATATGGAACAACTTCAAGAATATGCAAAAATGTTGTAAAAATGGCTAAAGAAGAAGGTATGACATTAGGACTAATAAGACCTATAACAATATGGCCTTTCCCATTTGAAGCATTTGAAAAAACTGTAGACCTTACTAAACATGGATATCTATCTGTAGAAATGAGCTGCGGACAAATGGTTTATGATGTTAAATTAGCATCTAATGGAAGAAAGCCAGTAGATTTTTATGGAAGAACAGGTGGAATGGTTCCAGATCCATCAGATATCCTAGAGAAAGTTAAATCTATAGTAGGAGGTGCTAGATAATGGCTATAGTATATCAACCACCTAAAGCATTAATGGACGTTCCTACACATTATTGTCCAGGATGTACTCATGGTGTAATTCATAAATTAGTTGGAGAAGTAATTGATGAACTTGGAGTATTAGATAAAACAATAGGTGTTGCTCCAGTTGGATGTTCAGTTTTAGCATATAACTATTTTGCCTGTGATATGTTTGAGGCTGCTCATGGTAGAGCACCAGCAGTTGCAACAGGTATAAAGAGAGCTAATCCAGATTCAGTAGTATTTACTTATCAAGGAGATGGGGACTTAGCTGCAATAGGTACAGCTGAAATAGTTCACATTGCAACTAGAGGAGAAAATATTACAACAATATTTGTAAATAACTGTATATATGGAATGACAGGTGGACAGATGGCACCTACTACATTACCAGGCCAAGTAACAGAAACAACACCTTATGGAAGAGATACAAGTTATGCAGGATTCCCAATAAGAGTATCAGAAATGATATCTACTCTAACTGGAGCTTGCTATGTAGAAAGAGTAGCTGTAAATACAGTTCCAAATATATTAAAAGCTAAAAAGGCAATAAAGAAAGCTTTCCAAAATCAAATAGATAAAAAAGGATTTTCTTTAGTTGAAGTATTGTCAATATGCCCAACTAACTGGGGATTAACTCCTCAAGAATCAATGGACTGGTTAAGAGAAAACATGATCCCATACTATCCTCTTGGCGTTAAGAAGGATACAACTGAGGAGGTGAAATAATATGGCATCACAACAAATTATATTTGCAGGTTTTGGAGGCCAAGGTATATTATCAATGGGTAAATTTTTAGCTTATGCAGGAATGGACTCAAATATGGAAGTTTCATGGTTACCATCTTACGGACCAGAAATGAGAGGTGGTACAGCTAACTGTTCTGTAGTTTTATCTGATACGCCAGTTGGATCACCAATAGTAACTAAACCAGATACAGTAGTAGTAATGAATAGACCTTCTTTAGATAAATTTGAAGATATGGTAGCACCAGGTGGATTAATAATATTGGATTCTGACTTAGTTGATAGAATGCCAAAAAGAGATGACATAAAAGTTATAGCTATACCAGCTCAATCTGAAGCGGATAAAATAAGTAGTAAAAAAATAGCTAATATGATTCTTTTAGGAGCTCTTGTAAAACAAACAGGAATAGTTACTATGGATGAGATAACAGCATCATTAAAAGACCATGGTAAGGAAAAATTCTTTGAATTAAACAAAGAAGCCCTTAAAGCTGGAGAGGAATACGTAAAATAATAAATTAAATATTGCCAGTGGAGAAAATATCTTCACTGGCTTTTTATATTTTTGAATGATGTTTCCTATTGTTAGAATTAGTAAACTATAATATAATATCTATGTGTATTTAAAAAATAGGAGTGATGAATTACATGGGTAGAATGTTCGGAACAGATGGAGTTAGAGGAATAGCTAATAAGGAATTAACAGCAGACTTAGCATATAAATTAGGTAAAGCAGGAGCTTTCATATTAACAGAAGGAACACATAGACCTAAGATACTTGTAGGTATGGATACAAGAATATCAGGGGACATGCTAGAGAGTGCTTTAGTAGCAGGTATATTATCTGTAGGAGCAGAAGCCATTTGTGTAGGTGTAATACCAACACCAGCAATAGCTTATTTAACAAGAAAATATAATGCAGATGCAGGAGTTGTTATTTCAGCATCACATAATCCAGTAGAATATAATGGAATAAAGTTTTTTAATAAAAATGGGTACAAATTATCAGATAAATTAGAAGATAATATAGAAGCATTAATAGAAAATAATTTTAAGGATGTTCCAGTTTTAACTGGAGAGAATATAGGAAGAAAAATTGAAGAAGATGGAGAGGCTATAAGAGATTACATAGATTTTGCTAAATCAACTATAAAAGGTGATTTAAAAGGATTAAAAGTAGCTTTAGATTGTGCTAATGGTGCATCATATATAACATCTGTAGAAGCTTTTAAGGAATTAGGAGCAGAAGTTCATGTTATAAACAATAAACCTGATGGTATAAATATAAATAGAAACTCTGGCTCAACACACCCAGAAGATCTTATGGAGTATGTAGTTAAAAATAGTTGCCAAATGGGACTAGCCTTTGATGGAGATGCGGATAGATGTCTAGCCATAGATGAAAAAGGTAACTTGATAAATGGAGATTTTATATTAGCCATTTGTGGTAAGGAATTAAAAAAACAAGGTAAATTAAAGAAAAATACAATAGTAGTTACTGTAATGAGTAATCTTGGATTAGATATAGCTATGAGAAAAGAAGAAATAAATACTATAAAAACGAAAGTTGGAGATAGATATGTCCTAGAGGAAATGCTTAAAAATGACTATGCAATAGGTGGAGAACAATCAGGACATATTATATTCTCAGATTATAATACTACAGGGGATGGACTTGTAACTGCCCTACAATTAGCTCATATTGTAAAAGAAAGTGGTAAGACTTTCTCAGAACTATGTTCTATAATGAAAGAGTTACCACAAGTTTTAGTTAATGCTAAAGTTCCTAATAATCAAAAAGATATTTATTTGAAGGACGAGGAAATAAAATCTGAAATAGATATGATTACAAAAAATTTAGATGGCTCAGGAAGAGTGCTTATAAGACCTTCTGGTACAGAGCCTTTGGTAAGAGTAATGCTTGAAGGAGAAAACCAAGAGGAAATTGATAAATTAGCACATGGCTTAGCTAAATTAATAGAGAAAAAAGTAAAATAATAGGATTAATTTATATTTTTAAAACATAAGGGTAATTTATAATTATTAGGTTAATTATAAATTACCCTTATGTTTTTTATTATAATAAATAAAGTTAAAATAATAAAATATTCAAAAAATAATGAAATAATACAAATTATTTAAAAAATAAAAGAAAAATAGAATAAATGGAGTATAATTCAAAAAAAATAAAGATTATATATTGTTGAAAAAACAATAAAAATGTTATATTATAAATACAACAATAAAACAAAATTTCATTAGATGCACAAATGTGCAAAATTTGTAGATAAAATAACAAAGGGGATTTGATTAATAATCTTCAAATAAAATTGGGAAAGGTTGAAAATGCCTTATGAAGTATGATGATAGAATTTTATATAAGGTTGCACAAATGTACTATATTGATAATATGACACAATCTGAAATCGCAAAACGATTAGGTCAATATAGAACAACTATAAGTAGAATGTTGAAAAAAGCTAGAGAGGAAGGCATCGTTACTATAAATATAAAAAATAACTTCGATAGTTGTTTCCAATTAGAGGATGCCCTAGAAAAAAACTTTAATTTAAAAGAAGCCATAGTTATACCAACAGATGAAGATGAAGTTGAGAGCATTAGACTTAAAAAATTAGGTCAAGCAGGAAGTGAATTTTTAAAAAGAATATTAAAAGATGGTGATATATTAGGCTTTGCTTGGGGAAAATCCGTTGGAGAAGTAGCAAATACATTGAAAGATTGCAAAAATGTATCAGCTAACATAGTACCTTTAGTAGGAGGCCCACCTAGTGATATGGATAATAAATATCATGTTAATACAATAGTTTCTAGAGTTAGTGATGAATTTAAAGCAAAAGGGCATTATTTTTATGCACCAGCAATAACAGCAGAGAAGTCCACAAAGGAAGCTATTATGAGTGATAGTAATTTTAAAGGAATACTGGAGTTATGGGATAAAGTTAATAAGGCTGTTGTAGGAATTGGAGCACCACTTAAAGGTAATAACCTAATTTGGAGTGGATACTTTGGAGACGAAGACATACAGTTGTTAAAAGATGTTGATGCAGTCGGAGATATATGTTCAAGATTTTTCGATATAAATGGAAACATAGTTGATGAAAAGGTAAAAGATAGAATAATAAGTGTGGAATTAGAAAAATTAAAAAAAATGGAATATTCTATAGCTGTAGCAGAATCCTCAGAAAAAGCTTGGTCTATTTTAGGGGCTTTAAATGGAGGCTTTGTAAATGTTTTAATAACTAATAATGAAACAGCAGAAACGGTACTAAACTTACATGAGCAATTTACTAAAAATAAAAAATAAATATAATTTAGAACTTTGAAGGGAGTCTTATAAAATGGAAGGAAAAATGAAAGCAGTAGCTTTACATGCAATTAAGGATTTAAGATATGAGGAAGTAGATATACCTGCTATAGGCGAAGATGACGTATTAGTAAAAGTTAAATATGTTGGTATATGTGGTTCAGATATGCCGAGAGCTATGGTAAGTGGTGCATATCATTACCCAACAATAACAGGACATGAATTTTCAGGAGAAGTAGTTGAAATAGGAAGCAATGTAGGTGATATAAAAATAGGAGAGAGAGTAGCAGTAGCACCATTAATACCATGTGGAGAATGTGAATTCTGCAAAAAAGGCAATTTTGCTTTATGTGAAACTTATGAATTTTTAGGTTCTAGAAATGATGGTGGTTTTGCAGAATATGTTAGAGTTCCAAAAGAAAACGTATTAATACTTCCAGAAGATTTAGATTATGAAACAGCAGCAGGAATAGAACCAGCATCAATATCATACCAAGCAATGAGCAAAACAGGAATAAAAGTTGGTGATACTGTAGCAGTTGTTGGTTGTGGTCCTATAGGACAATTTGCCATTCAATGGGCAAAGATATTTGGTGCATCAAAGGTAATAGCTGTGGATGTTTTAGAGGATAAACTTAACTTAGCTAAAGAATTAGGTGCAGATATTATAGTAAATAGTAAAGAATGCAATGCAGTTGAAAAAGTATTAGAAATTACCAATGGTGGAGTAGAGGCTGTTGTAGAAACTGCAGGAATGAAAATTACAGAAGAACAATCTGTTCTTATGTGTAGAAAACTTGGAAAGGT contains:
- the cdaA gene encoding diadenylate cyclase CdaA; amino-acid sequence: MEFLDMIVNSIKNISIYSILDILVVSYIFYKSYVLIKETRAEQLLKGIILIIILIPISSLLHLTMLSWILTKTLTIGVLSFVIIFQPEIRRALEHIGRSAFTDKHLLQDEEIMGKVIDSIIVAVDNLSKSRTGALIVIEQFTGLGEIINTGTKLDAMVSSALLENIFVVNTPLHDGATIIRNDRIISAGCFLPLTQNTDINKKLGTRHRAAIGISENSDSITIVVSEETGMISLAVNGQLTRGYDKEKLKDIMIKIIKKGFDEDSTFRGQVVEWAKKVKQKI
- a CDS encoding YbbR-like domain-containing protein, whose protein sequence is MGKKSKTENIIVRICCIIASFALWLYIFNIENPIKEQKITVPVNIVNKESMNELELALMPKEVNTVTLIIKGNVKDIYSVKAEDFKVEADLNSFGLKKGENKIPVKVKKSPGSIKIVNEENLWTKITLDKLKSKTVPIKIKVTGTPKDGYAALNPIIKEEAATIYGTETYINKVKEVVGKCNIEGKSSEIKTNISLQAKTYDGDIINEVSVEPSKVYVKIPLTRIKRVPVNRRLSEDISNNKNIESITPLQSEVEISGEEEVIQNIKYIDTEMININSIKIGQENIESNLVVPKGVILVSGNNTIKLKVKFKVIEDKKEDEKNKDKEENKEDKIIEKKATKDINIINEPKDKEVLLSQSNVTINMKGNKDVIDKINVDNIKCYVDLKNVNLGENIVKVIVDMGDNKIDYSVNLDSIKVTVKEKQEE
- a CDS encoding NAD(P)/FAD-dependent oxidoreductase, encoding MPLRINNVTLEIDEDLSLLRNKVCEKLNISSKYIKDFKILRESIDARRNSIKFNYSVEVFCEDEKRIMKNIKDKSITFQDAEYEEKIVFGTKKMKERPVIVGMGPTGMFAGLMLAKNGYRPIVIERGEAIEERSKTVERFWNTGALNIESNVQFGEGGAGTFSDGKLTTRIKDKRCSFILEEMVKAGAPKEIIYSGKPHIGTDILKNVVKNIRNTINSLGGEIRFNSKLENVIIEDGKVNAIIVNKEGIPCENLILAIGHSSRDTYEMLYKNNIFMESKAFAIGVRVEHLREMIDKNQYGKYAGHPRLKAADYRLTYTTKNSNRSVYSFCMCPGGEVVAAASEEGLLVTNGMSYYSRDKDNSNSAIVVSVTPEDFEGNTPLKGMEFQRHYERLAYKLGGENYNAPVQLIEDFLKDKNSSKLGAVKPSYKPGYEFKNISECLPNYVVDSLKEGFSSFDNKIKGFASNDAILTGIETRTSAPVRITRNENLESISLKGLYPAGEGAGYAGGIISAAVDGVKVAENIIKTYSSLK
- the buk gene encoding butyrate kinase; its protein translation is MSDNDLILVINPGSTSTKIALFNKENPIITDNLFHSLEEINKYDSIYEQKGMREKIIMEWLEEKGVDLNRLVAIVGRGGLLRPMPGGTYKVTKKMMEDLRIGYQGQHASNLGGIIAYDISQKLNIPSFIVDPVAVDEILEEARISGMPEIKRRSLVHALNIKAVTRKVCNKIDKDFLNSSFVAAHLGGGISVCPIKNGKILDVNNANEEGPFSPERTGSLPVRDLIKMAYSSKYTYKELKKKIMGKGGLIAYLDTNDGRVVDRIIEEGNKKAELILEAMAYQIAKEIGSMATVLKGNVDAIILTGGLAYNKRLTTWIKERVEFISPIELVPGEEEMLALVEGAIRILNKEESAKIYEEEVCFND
- the ptb gene encoding phosphate butyryltransferase, which produces MIKSFDEILQKAKIQEKGTVSVAVAQDKHVLEAIKDAKEQGLVNAILVGNLEKIKEIAKEIGMDLADYEIVNENDDRKAALKAVEIVSSGKADMVMKGLIDTANFLRAVLNKEIGLRTGKIMSHIAVFEVKKLEKLVMITDSAFNMYPGLEEKIDIVKNAVTVAHAIGIENPKVAPICAVEVVNPKMPATLDAATLSKMNDRGQIKGCIIDGPLALDNAISEEAAAHKGIDSPVAGNANIFLMPNIEAGNVMYKTLTYAADCKNGGLLVGTSAPVVLTSRSDSHESKLNAIALAALVASQLKK